In the Armatimonas rosea genome, one interval contains:
- a CDS encoding HEAT repeat domain-containing protein yields the protein MQRPKNRPLTRAEAEARIQGMSRRISPTERETLIEVWTANAELLSTLILSHEPNMALAAMSESQRRWKEGWDHRGTDQALAMCLTPKTNLSVREKAALVLGQRNDKRSIPILQTMLSSSDPGNPLQSPKAVQAGFFLARFKDTASYPGIHKLIARLDNAEQRNLADVLAMMADPKSVILLRELLKNPYQGTRSHAALALGRVKDQSSVPALILALTDGYSAVRRDAAWALAAIGDTKALPALKKAVTAQNSKQVPGHGSRGAQEMARRAVAALEKGKPLEIARDWRGDPVGMSRF from the coding sequence ATGCAACGTCCAAAAAATCGTCCTCTCACGCGTGCGGAAGCCGAAGCTCGGATCCAGGGAATGTCGCGCCGCATCAGTCCCACGGAACGTGAGACGCTGATTGAGGTCTGGACAGCAAACGCGGAACTCTTGAGCACGCTGATCCTGAGCCACGAACCTAATATGGCCCTTGCAGCGATGAGTGAGTCTCAACGACGCTGGAAAGAGGGATGGGATCACAGGGGCACAGATCAAGCTTTGGCGATGTGCTTAACTCCAAAGACGAACTTGAGCGTTCGAGAGAAAGCTGCTCTTGTACTGGGGCAGCGCAACGATAAGCGTTCTATTCCTATTCTGCAGACAATGCTGAGCTCATCTGACCCTGGTAACCCCCTGCAAAGTCCCAAAGCCGTCCAAGCCGGGTTTTTCCTCGCTCGCTTTAAAGACACAGCAAGCTATCCAGGCATCCATAAGTTGATCGCACGTCTCGACAATGCTGAGCAACGCAACCTCGCGGATGTACTTGCCATGATGGCGGATCCAAAGTCTGTGATTCTTCTTCGAGAGCTTCTGAAAAATCCCTACCAAGGAACGCGTAGTCATGCTGCACTTGCCTTGGGGCGAGTGAAAGATCAGTCGTCCGTTCCCGCGCTTATCCTCGCGCTCACCGACGGCTATTCTGCGGTTCGCCGTGACGCGGCGTGGGCACTGGCCGCCATTGGTGATACCAAAGCGCTTCCGGCACTGAAGAAAGCCGTCACGGCGCAGAACAGCAAGCAAGTGCCTGGACACGGCTCTCGCGGAGCGCAGGAGATGGCACGAAGGGCCGTTGCCGCTTTAGAAAAGGGAAAACCCCTAGAGATCGCCCGCGATTGGCGCGGCGATCCCGTCGGCATGAGCCGCTTTTGA
- a CDS encoding glycoside hydrolase family 76 protein, with amino-acid sequence MQTQPALWRERALATTQFCLDRFWDEKARKFHPATPPDPKALPWEFMWGNGVAFSMLVGAGDSEKIAAFFDGLQGYWDTRALIPGYDAYLSSPGSSDKYYDDNAWMVLTFVEAYEKTGERRYLLRAVEALRFVLSGWDEKLGGGIYWRENRQSKNTCSNGPSAMAALVVARHLNAPYYVGWARRIVAWTNAKLQDSDGLFLDNCDLNGKQERTKWTYNAALMLRSNLALWKATGKRTYLTEANRIALASEKEFVEPSTKAFRDEANFTHLLVEAFLELHRETSAPYLRARAEACGNFAWNTLRDQQEGGHWTKWRIEPNRKQTRKTLMDNASVARLYWLLSQ; translated from the coding sequence ATGCAGACGCAACCAGCACTCTGGCGCGAGCGTGCCCTCGCCACCACACAATTCTGTCTTGATCGCTTCTGGGATGAAAAGGCGCGGAAATTCCACCCCGCCACTCCCCCCGATCCCAAGGCGCTCCCCTGGGAGTTCATGTGGGGCAACGGGGTCGCCTTCTCCATGCTGGTCGGGGCCGGTGATAGCGAGAAAATCGCGGCGTTCTTCGACGGCCTCCAGGGCTACTGGGACACCCGCGCCCTCATTCCGGGCTACGATGCCTATCTGTCGTCGCCGGGCAGCTCCGACAAGTACTACGACGACAACGCGTGGATGGTGCTGACCTTTGTCGAGGCCTACGAAAAGACCGGTGAGCGCAGGTATCTGCTCCGCGCGGTCGAGGCGCTTCGTTTTGTCCTCTCCGGCTGGGACGAGAAGCTCGGCGGGGGAATCTACTGGCGCGAGAACCGGCAGTCCAAGAACACCTGCTCCAACGGCCCCAGCGCGATGGCGGCGCTCGTGGTCGCGCGGCACCTGAATGCTCCGTACTATGTCGGCTGGGCAAGACGCATTGTCGCCTGGACCAATGCCAAGCTCCAAGACAGCGACGGCCTCTTTCTGGACAACTGCGACCTAAACGGCAAGCAGGAGCGCACGAAGTGGACCTACAACGCCGCGCTCATGCTCCGCTCCAATCTGGCGCTCTGGAAAGCCACCGGCAAGCGCACCTATCTGACCGAAGCCAACCGCATCGCGCTGGCGTCGGAGAAAGAGTTTGTCGAGCCCAGCACCAAGGCCTTCCGCGACGAAGCCAACTTCACGCACCTGCTGGTCGAGGCGTTTCTGGAGCTGCACCGTGAGACCAGCGCCCCCTACCTCCGCGCCCGCGCCGAGGCCTGCGGCAACTTCGCCTGGAACACCCTCCGCGACCAACAAGAGGGCGGCCACTGGACCAAGTGGCGCATCGAGCCCAATCGCAAGCAAACTCGGAAAACGCTGATGGACAACGCGTCCGTCGCGCGGCTCTACTGGCTACTCAGCCAATAA
- a CDS encoding amylo-alpha-1,6-glucosidase, giving the protein MTFEELASKEWLLTNGIGGFASGTLAGCATRRYHSLLTIALDPPSGRRMSLLGGLDETVIIDGVEYPLSTHIYADGTIFPNGWKSIQSFGEYSFFTIQYEHATKNFCMEPGKNTIYFEYGLPNEDPFVDVKLRLAPLVCWKEIHSQMRPWDGFPFRSEPTEEGWLFQATEDAPVLRLIGKGEWQRAGWWNEKLAQPRERDRGFDWMESLYCPAILTSSETHPKLTVTTELSPITSLEQAELEVVEHIWEGIGEDTRGRHVWPIRHFLLGGNDCRTTILAGYPWFTDWGRDTFISLPGLCLTTGREEIARQIIRDFVPWVRNGRIPNRFPDNLDEPAYNNVDGTLWFLHCIGLCGLTEELSEVVQQIIAAHLEGTVGDGIFCDSDGLLRCGDDHTNLTWMDAKVDGVAITPRYDRPVEVQALWINALRVAGRVELAERATATFLARFVRADGLGLYDCLLPDGTPDASIRPNQVIAAALLDLPASVNQAILAVATEHLLTPFGLRTLSPADSRFCPRYEGGPHQRDAAYHQGTVWPWLIGSFCELYKKVHGADADLSVFLSALERHLTEDYGLGGIAEVFDGAAPHRPNGCPWQAWSLAEVLRSKAAHADGIAAPIAGDL; this is encoded by the coding sequence ATGACCTTCGAAGAGCTTGCGTCCAAAGAGTGGCTCCTCACCAATGGTATCGGCGGCTTTGCCTCCGGCACGCTCGCCGGTTGCGCCACCCGCCGCTACCATAGCCTTCTCACCATCGCACTTGATCCGCCGTCGGGTCGCAGAATGTCGCTGCTTGGCGGCTTAGATGAAACCGTAATTATCGACGGTGTCGAGTATCCGCTCTCTACACATATTTATGCAGACGGTACCATCTTTCCCAACGGTTGGAAGTCTATTCAATCCTTTGGGGAGTACAGTTTTTTTACGATTCAGTACGAACATGCAACCAAAAACTTCTGCATGGAGCCTGGCAAGAATACCATCTATTTCGAGTACGGTCTTCCTAATGAGGATCCCTTTGTTGATGTAAAACTTCGCCTGGCACCACTGGTATGCTGGAAAGAGATTCACAGCCAGATGCGGCCTTGGGACGGCTTTCCCTTCCGGTCTGAGCCCACAGAAGAAGGCTGGCTCTTTCAGGCAACTGAAGATGCCCCAGTTCTTCGTCTGATTGGTAAGGGCGAGTGGCAGAGAGCAGGCTGGTGGAATGAGAAACTCGCGCAACCACGGGAGCGTGACCGGGGATTTGACTGGATGGAATCTCTCTACTGCCCTGCCATTCTGACGTCTTCAGAGACGCATCCAAAGCTGACTGTAACAACCGAATTATCTCCCATCACCTCACTGGAACAGGCAGAGCTAGAAGTCGTTGAACATATTTGGGAAGGTATTGGCGAAGACACACGTGGTCGCCATGTCTGGCCCATCCGTCACTTTCTGCTGGGCGGAAACGACTGTCGCACCACGATTCTGGCAGGCTATCCGTGGTTTACGGACTGGGGGCGCGATACGTTTATCTCGCTGCCCGGGCTTTGTTTGACCACAGGGCGCGAGGAAATCGCAAGGCAAATCATCCGGGACTTTGTGCCGTGGGTGCGCAACGGGCGGATTCCCAATCGCTTCCCAGACAACCTCGATGAGCCTGCCTACAACAATGTGGATGGGACGCTGTGGTTTCTGCACTGCATCGGGCTGTGCGGGCTGACCGAGGAGCTCTCGGAGGTCGTTCAGCAGATCATCGCGGCGCATCTTGAGGGTACGGTGGGCGATGGGATTTTCTGCGACTCCGATGGCCTCCTGCGCTGCGGCGACGACCACACCAACTTAACCTGGATGGACGCGAAGGTAGACGGGGTGGCGATCACGCCGCGCTACGACCGACCCGTTGAGGTGCAGGCGCTCTGGATCAACGCACTGAGAGTGGCAGGGCGCGTAGAGCTTGCCGAGAGAGCCACAGCGACGTTCCTAGCACGGTTTGTGCGCGCCGATGGCCTCGGGCTCTACGACTGCCTGCTCCCTGACGGCACGCCGGACGCATCCATTCGTCCCAATCAAGTGATCGCCGCGGCCCTGCTCGACCTGCCAGCTTCGGTAAACCAGGCGATACTTGCCGTCGCCACGGAGCACTTGCTCACGCCGTTTGGCCTGCGCACGCTCTCCCCCGCCGACTCCCGCTTCTGCCCACGCTACGAAGGCGGCCCACACCAGCGCGACGCGGCCTACCACCAGGGGACGGTCTGGCCGTGGCTGATCGGGAGCTTCTGCGAGCTGTATAAAAAAGTCCACGGAGCCGATGCCGATCTCTCGGTCTTTCTCTCTGCGCTAGAGCGGCACCTCACCGAGGACTACGGCCTGGGCGGGATTGCGGAGGTATTTGACGGTGCCGCGCCGCACCGCCCCAACGGCTGCCCCTGGCAAGCCTGGAGCCTCGCCGAGGTGCTTCGGTCAAAAGCGGCTCATGCCGACGGGATCGCCGCGCCAATCGCGGGCGATCTCTAG
- a CDS encoding TolB family protein translates to MKVNSLWTPTRRELFIASGASLLAGCGGSSPSPNPTPTPTPAPTPTPSPTPGPTPSPTPSPTTRKERFGYVEYLGNGYRLASVRTDGTDHQPVAMALEPNIVYAHWSADGKKIAYVVQDLTKPFSSWYSLYTINADGTGRTLFGNGVDPRWSPSGKKLAYIAVEPNFGHLAAWNFETNAPAFPNDDSRPHATSLGAAPDSTDVRMPRWRSEAEVWVSYSAQRLATPLLPGKALYGLLRYFTNSGSLYLESSDRSSNLSDLALNDGMGLVSRGNLGYSSSESDIFWLYPNNNTLALLTRTTGGSGMFSPDGERLWINLNNGKGIRLYDRNLNDLGALVPPNGTKITWFSE, encoded by the coding sequence ATGAAAGTAAATTCTCTCTGGACACCGACACGGCGTGAGCTTTTTATCGCGAGTGGCGCAAGCCTCCTTGCAGGTTGTGGAGGGAGCTCCCCGAGCCCTAACCCCACTCCCACCCCGACTCCCGCACCAACCCCCACACCGTCACCGACCCCAGGCCCGACTCCAAGTCCTACCCCCAGCCCGACAACGCGCAAGGAGCGCTTTGGGTATGTCGAGTACCTGGGCAATGGCTACCGTCTTGCGAGCGTCCGCACGGATGGCACCGACCACCAGCCGGTCGCGATGGCACTGGAGCCCAATATTGTTTACGCACACTGGTCCGCCGATGGAAAAAAAATCGCCTATGTGGTTCAAGACCTGACAAAGCCTTTCAGCTCTTGGTATTCCCTCTACACGATCAACGCAGACGGCACGGGGCGCACGCTCTTTGGAAATGGCGTTGATCCGCGCTGGAGCCCGAGTGGCAAGAAGCTGGCCTATATCGCGGTCGAGCCCAACTTTGGCCATCTCGCCGCCTGGAACTTCGAGACCAACGCACCTGCCTTCCCCAACGACGACTCCCGGCCCCACGCAACGAGTCTTGGCGCTGCGCCCGATAGTACGGATGTTCGCATGCCGCGCTGGCGGAGCGAGGCGGAGGTCTGGGTCAGCTACTCGGCACAGAGGCTCGCAACGCCTCTCTTACCCGGTAAGGCGCTCTATGGCCTGCTTCGCTACTTTACCAACTCGGGGAGCCTGTATTTAGAGAGTTCTGACCGGAGCTCTAACCTCAGCGATCTGGCACTGAATGATGGAATGGGCCTGGTAAGTCGGGGGAACCTTGGCTATAGCTCCAGCGAGTCGGATATCTTCTGGCTCTATCCCAACAACAACACGCTTGCGCTGCTTACCCGAACCACAGGCGGAAGTGGGATGTTCTCCCCCGACGGCGAGCGGCTCTGGATCAACCTCAACAACGGGAAGGGGATACGCCTCTACGACCGCAATCTCAACGACCTGGGAGCCTTGGTTCCCCCAAATGGCACGAAGATCACCTGGTTTTCCGAGTGA
- a CDS encoding RNA polymerase sigma factor produces MSVMTEIELLERARNGDTDAFAQLCEAHRGRIWRTVSSVTRRRADAEDLAQETLIKAWQALGSYRGEASLGSWLTRIALNAAHDHQKSAWMRRVCFWRDDRPDEPDDALSLPEQTARREQQRLVRAAVAGLGEKERTPIHLIYFEEYSLAEVARLEGVPESTIRSRVKVGLKRLAGKLSELETEGCPPLRLEEGAR; encoded by the coding sequence ATGAGTGTGATGACGGAAATCGAGCTGCTGGAGCGAGCCCGCAACGGAGACACCGACGCCTTTGCACAGCTGTGTGAGGCCCACCGCGGCCGCATCTGGCGCACGGTTTCCAGTGTCACCCGCCGCAGAGCCGATGCCGAGGACCTCGCCCAAGAGACCCTCATCAAGGCCTGGCAGGCGCTGGGGAGCTATCGCGGCGAGGCGTCGCTGGGCTCGTGGCTGACCCGTATTGCACTCAATGCGGCCCACGACCACCAGAAGTCCGCCTGGATGCGTCGGGTATGTTTCTGGAGAGACGACCGCCCCGACGAGCCCGATGATGCTCTCTCGCTCCCTGAGCAGACCGCTCGGCGGGAGCAGCAGCGCCTAGTCCGTGCGGCGGTCGCTGGTTTAGGAGAGAAAGAGAGAACACCGATCCACCTGATCTACTTCGAGGAGTACAGCCTCGCCGAGGTGGCCCGGCTGGAGGGCGTGCCCGAGAGCACGATCCGCAGCCGGGTCAAGGTCGGGCTGAAGCGACTTGCGGGCAAGCTCAGCGAACTAGAGACGGAGGGTTGTCCCCCTCTTCGCTTGGAAGAGGGGGCAAGGTAG
- a CDS encoding superoxide dismutase encodes MSIELPALPYAYDALAPVISQETMEFHHDKHHAAYVTNLNNAIKDTEVADWSVDSLINNLSAVPEGIRGAVRNNAGGHVNHTLFWDILTPGGATAPSGELAEAITAAFGSLDALKEAVAKAGATRFGSGWAWIVTDGDGKLSVVSTANQDTPLMGSAIAGCTGTPILGIDVWEHAYYIDYRNARPKYLEAIWGIINWDKVAELYADR; translated from the coding sequence ATGTCCATTGAACTACCCGCACTGCCCTACGCCTACGATGCGCTCGCTCCCGTGATCTCCCAGGAGACCATGGAGTTTCACCACGACAAGCACCACGCCGCGTATGTCACCAACCTCAACAACGCCATCAAAGACACCGAGGTCGCCGACTGGAGTGTGGACTCGCTGATCAACAATCTCTCCGCCGTGCCCGAGGGAATCCGTGGCGCGGTCCGCAACAACGCGGGCGGCCATGTCAACCACACGCTGTTCTGGGATATTCTCACCCCCGGTGGCGCTACTGCCCCCTCCGGTGAGCTTGCCGAGGCCATCACGGCGGCATTTGGCTCGCTCGATGCCCTGAAAGAGGCGGTTGCCAAGGCCGGCGCGACCCGCTTCGGCTCCGGCTGGGCTTGGATCGTCACCGATGGCGACGGTAAGCTCTCGGTGGTCTCGACCGCCAACCAGGACACCCCCCTGATGGGAAGCGCCATCGCGGGCTGCACCGGCACCCCGATCCTGGGAATCGATGTCTGGGAGCACGCCTACTACATCGACTACCGCAACGCCCGCCCCAAGTACCTAGAGGCGATCTGGGGAATCATCAACTGGGACAAAGTGGCCGAGCTCTACGCCGACCGGTAG
- a CDS encoding uracil-DNA glycosylase family protein: MDLEVLQQEIRSCTRCVDSGFIPHANPLVLGQPGATIFLIGQAPSRTDHESGRFYEGPAGRKLRGWFLDAGFEEADFGTRIYAAAITKCFPGRNPGSSKDRVPSPTEQKLCRHWLDAELAAVQPKALVLFGGLAIKTFLSKAPLEELIGQVFEKDGRLYLPLPHSSGASTWLNSAHNQALLAQALVQLEKLRECV, translated from the coding sequence GTGGACCTAGAAGTACTTCAGCAGGAGATTCGCTCCTGCACGCGGTGTGTGGACAGCGGTTTTATTCCCCACGCCAATCCGCTCGTGCTCGGCCAGCCCGGCGCGACCATCTTCCTGATCGGCCAGGCTCCCTCCCGCACCGACCACGAGTCCGGGCGGTTCTACGAGGGCCCCGCAGGCCGAAAGCTCCGCGGCTGGTTTCTCGACGCAGGCTTCGAGGAAGCCGACTTTGGGACCCGCATCTACGCCGCCGCGATCACCAAGTGCTTCCCGGGGCGCAACCCGGGAAGCTCCAAGGACCGTGTGCCCTCGCCCACCGAGCAGAAGCTCTGCCGTCACTGGCTCGATGCGGAGCTAGCGGCGGTTCAGCCCAAGGCACTCGTGCTCTTTGGTGGCCTGGCGATCAAGACCTTTCTGTCCAAAGCCCCGCTGGAGGAGCTGATCGGGCAGGTGTTTGAGAAAGACGGGCGGCTCTACTTGCCCCTGCCACACTCGTCGGGGGCGAGTACCTGGCTCAACTCTGCCCACAACCAGGCCCTGCTTGCTCAGGCTCTCGTGCAGCTTGAAAAACTGCGAGAGTGCGTCTGA
- a CDS encoding LysR family transcriptional regulator has protein sequence MELRQLGAFVTVARRASFTRAAEELHLTQPAVTRQIAALESELGVLLFDRLGKSIQLTGAGETLLGYAEHIQRLTDEAHEALSELAAGRAGRIAIGAASTLATYVLPPLLTRFRQAYPGIELSLRTGLSARVRELVLSGVVDIGLVTSEGEPTRTDGALLSESLGVYETVLAVPPGHTLAGRTRVTVDELAGESLLAMTEGTNLRTYAEHVLADAGVVVSVTMELDSVEAIKRMVEAGLGVSLLPRVAVATEVDAGRLVALTLTGVPLPERHIVVLRRGDKHQSGPLTAFFTLLHQ, from the coding sequence ATGGAGCTACGACAACTAGGGGCGTTTGTGACGGTCGCGCGGCGGGCGAGCTTCACCCGTGCGGCGGAGGAGCTACACCTGACCCAGCCCGCCGTCACGCGGCAGATCGCGGCGCTGGAGAGCGAGCTGGGCGTGCTCCTCTTCGACCGGCTGGGCAAGAGCATCCAGCTCACGGGGGCGGGGGAGACGCTTTTGGGCTACGCCGAGCATATCCAGCGCCTCACTGATGAAGCCCACGAGGCGCTCTCGGAGCTGGCGGCGGGGCGTGCGGGGCGGATCGCGATCGGGGCGGCGAGTACGCTGGCGACCTATGTCCTGCCGCCCCTGCTCACCCGCTTTCGCCAGGCCTACCCCGGTATCGAGCTCTCGCTACGCACCGGCCTCTCGGCGCGGGTGCGGGAGCTGGTGCTCAGTGGGGTCGTCGATATCGGGCTAGTGACCAGCGAGGGCGAGCCAACCCGCACCGACGGTGCCCTGCTCTCGGAGTCGCTCGGGGTCTACGAGACCGTCTTGGCCGTCCCGCCAGGCCACACCCTCGCGGGGCGCACCCGTGTCACCGTGGACGAGCTGGCGGGGGAGTCGCTGCTGGCCATGACTGAGGGCACCAACCTCCGCACCTACGCCGAGCACGTCCTCGCCGATGCCGGGGTCGTGGTGAGTGTCACGATGGAGCTAGACTCGGTCGAGGCCATCAAGCGCATGGTCGAGGCCGGCCTAGGCGTCTCACTCCTCCCACGGGTTGCCGTCGCCACCGAAGTGGACGCTGGCCGCCTCGTCGCCCTCACCCTCACCGGCGTCCCCCTCCCCGAGCGCCATATCGTCGTCCTGCGTCGAGGAGACAAGCACCAGAGCGGCCCACTGACAGCGTTTTTCACCTTGTTACATCAATAA